TATTAGTATTAAGATTATCAATAGTACTAAACCAACCATACCAGATTTAATTTTTCTGAATTCAGTCCAAAATTCATTAAATGCATATGAAAAATCTTTCCATTTCAAATCAACCACCTACTTTTATTCTAGGATCAAGGAATCCATATATGAGATCGAGAATAACCAAGCCAATGATATAAATACCCGTAGTAAAAGCAAGATTTCCCATTAATACAGGAATATCATTTTGTTGATTTGCTATCAGGTAAAGGTTTCCCATTCCTGGCCAACTAAAGATTCCTTCAAAGATTAAAGAACCCCCAAAAGATGCAAGAATAGATAAAACTACCATGGTTATTATAGGTGGTGCAGCTGTTCTCATAGTATGTCTGTATAGAACACTATTTTCACCTATACCTCTTGCTCTTGCAGCCATTATATAATCTTCTTGAAGTGTTCCTAAAACTATATTTCTAACAATAAAAGATACTCCCCAAAATCCCACTATTACATAAGTTATAACTGGTAAAGCGAGATGATGAAGATAATCTAAAAATAGTCCAAAAGATGTTTCAGGAGGAGGTACTCTGTGCATACCGCCACTTGGAAATATTTTTAAGCCATAACTAAATAACATTATAAACATCATTCCAACCCACCATTTTGGCATACCAAAAACTATCATTGTTATGACAGAAGTTGTTCTATCAAATTTGCCGCTTGGTTTTTGAGCTTTTTTCAGACCTATGAGCAAAGCTATTATAAGTATTATTACTTGAGATAGAGTGAATAATACAATAGTTCGAGGTAGAGCTTCAAGAACGATCTTTGTAACATCCTTTTCGCCAGAGCTCGAAGTTATATTTGTAGCCTGACCAAAATCAAATCTTATAGTTTTCCAAGTATTATTAAAAACTCTTTCAATATAACTTTTATCTAGACCATAAAGCTTTATATAATATTCTTTCCTGTTCTTAACAAAAGAAGAGGCATCAAATTTAGGGTTATTTTCTGATAATGATTTTACTTCCATTCTTATTTGTTCATTAATGGTACCCATAGTTGTTTCTTCCATTACTTTGTTGAACAGGGCAGAGTATGTAAACATAAGAATTATAAACATTATTATACCGGCTATAATTCTTTTTATTACATATTTCCAATACATATGATCAACTCCTGTTTATGAAAAGGGGAGATAAAATCCCCCCTTAAGATTGTTTTTAATAAATAACTAAAGATCCTGTTTTTGTATCAACAAATAATCCATCAAGAGTTGCAGTTACAACATATATATAGCTACCTGAATCTAATTTTTCAGTAGCTGTTGAT
This sequence is a window from Oceanotoga teriensis. Protein-coding genes within it:
- a CDS encoding ABC transporter permease; amino-acid sequence: MYWKYVIKRIIAGIIMFIILMFTYSALFNKVMEETTMGTINEQIRMEVKSLSENNPKFDASSFVKNRKEYYIKLYGLDKSYIERVFNNTWKTIRFDFGQATNITSSSGEKDVTKIVLEALPRTIVLFTLSQVIILIIALLIGLKKAQKPSGKFDRTTSVITMIVFGMPKWWVGMMFIMLFSYGLKIFPSGGMHRVPPPETSFGLFLDYLHHLALPVITYVIVGFWGVSFIVRNIVLGTLQEDYIMAARARGIGENSVLYRHTMRTAAPPIITMVVLSILASFGGSLIFEGIFSWPGMGNLYLIANQQNDIPVLMGNLAFTTGIYIIGLVILDLIYGFLDPRIKVGG